The proteins below come from a single Streptomyces sp. SCSIO 75703 genomic window:
- a CDS encoding spermidine synthase: MPFTSDSYEPPEVLDRREGPHGEVVLRRHGALLQIIANGCFLMDTSDGRSERRLVDAAAEALDAREAPHLLIGGLGVGFSLAHAAADPRWGRIAVVERERAIVDWHRDGPLAAVSEAALADPRAEIVEADLVAHLRETSATYDALCLDIDNGPDWTVTEGNDGLYTPAGLADCARVLRPGGVLAVWSAQPSPDFEETLRNAGFRQVRTEEIPVARGVPDVVHLAVGPA; the protein is encoded by the coding sequence ATGCCCTTCACCTCCGACTCCTACGAGCCTCCCGAAGTGCTGGACCGCCGCGAGGGCCCGCACGGCGAGGTGGTCCTGCGCCGCCACGGGGCACTGCTCCAGATCATCGCCAACGGCTGCTTCCTGATGGACACCTCCGACGGGCGCTCGGAGCGGCGGCTCGTGGACGCGGCGGCCGAGGCGCTCGACGCCCGGGAGGCACCGCACCTGCTGATCGGCGGGCTCGGGGTCGGGTTCTCGCTCGCACATGCCGCCGCCGACCCCCGCTGGGGCCGCATCGCGGTGGTCGAGCGCGAGCGGGCCATCGTCGACTGGCACCGCGACGGCCCCCTGGCCGCGGTCTCCGAGGCCGCCCTCGCCGACCCGCGCGCGGAGATCGTCGAGGCCGACCTGGTGGCGCACCTGCGTGAGACGTCCGCCACGTACGACGCACTCTGCCTCGACATCGACAACGGCCCCGACTGGACCGTCACGGAGGGCAACGACGGGCTGTACACGCCGGCCGGACTGGCCGACTGCGCCCGGGTGTTGAGGCCCGGCGGGGTGCTCGCCGTATGGTCGGCGCAGCCCTCACCGGATTTCGAAGAAACCTTGCGTAATGCCGGATTCCGGCAGGTGCGTACCGAAGAGATCCCCGTTGCCCGAGGCGTTCCGGACGTCGTCCACCTCGCCGTCGGGCCTGCGTAG
- a CDS encoding response regulator transcription factor — protein MEQTHTSHNGTATAQGAQRRVLVVEDDQTIVDAIATRLRAEGFLVQTAGDGPSAVDTAEAWQPDLLILDIMLPGFDGLEVCRRVQAQRPVPVLMLTARDDETDMLVGLGVGADDYMTKPFSMRELAARVHVLLRRVERAALAATTPRSGILRLGELEIDHAQRRVRVRGEDVHLTPTEFDLLVCLANTPRAVLSREQLLAEVWDWADASGTRTVDSHIKALRRKIGAERIRTVHGVGYALETPAP, from the coding sequence ATGGAGCAGACACACACCTCCCACAACGGCACGGCGACGGCGCAGGGCGCGCAGCGCCGGGTGCTCGTGGTCGAGGACGACCAGACGATCGTGGACGCCATCGCGACCCGTCTGCGCGCCGAGGGTTTCCTGGTGCAAACCGCGGGTGACGGCCCGTCCGCCGTCGACACGGCCGAGGCGTGGCAGCCCGACCTGCTGATCCTCGACATCATGCTGCCGGGCTTCGACGGCCTGGAGGTGTGCCGGCGGGTGCAGGCCCAGCGCCCGGTGCCGGTGCTGATGCTCACGGCCCGTGACGACGAGACGGACATGCTGGTCGGGCTCGGCGTCGGTGCCGACGACTACATGACGAAGCCGTTCTCCATGCGGGAACTGGCGGCCCGGGTCCACGTCCTGCTGCGCCGCGTGGAGCGGGCCGCGCTCGCCGCGACCACGCCGCGCAGCGGCATCCTGCGCCTGGGCGAGCTGGAGATCGACCACGCCCAGCGCCGGGTGCGGGTGCGCGGCGAGGACGTCCACCTGACGCCCACCGAGTTCGACCTGCTGGTGTGCCTGGCCAACACCCCGCGCGCCGTGCTCTCCCGGGAGCAGCTCCTGGCCGAGGTGTGGGACTGGGCGGACGCCTCCGGCACCCGCACCGTGGACAGCCACATCAAGGCGCTGCGCCGCAAGATCGGCGCCGAGCGCATCCGCACCGTGCACGGCGTGGGCTACGCCCTGGAGACGCCCGCGCCATGA
- a CDS encoding ATP-binding protein, whose protein sequence is MSRGREAARRSPGEPWGGVRPFSIKTKLGALVVTSVLITTGLSVIAVHTKTELRFITVFSMIATLLITQFVAHSLTAPLDEMNAVARSISHGDYTRRVHENRRDELGDLAVTINRMADDLEAQDLQRKELVANVSHELRTPIAGLRAVLENIVDGLTEADPETMRTALRQTERLGRLVETLLDLSRLDNGVVPLRKRRFEVWPYLSGVLKEANMVASARAAIASGSGSHTRTDVHLALDVFPSDLTAHADPERIHQVVANLIDNAVKHSPPHGRVTVRARRGAQPESLELEVMDEGPGIPRSEWRRVFERFNRGSVSRPHGPGSDGGTGLGLAIARWAVDLHGGRIGVAESERGCRILITLPGVSPSTG, encoded by the coding sequence ATGAGCCGGGGGCGGGAGGCCGCACGGAGGAGCCCCGGGGAACCCTGGGGCGGCGTACGCCCGTTCTCCATCAAGACCAAGCTGGGCGCTCTCGTCGTCACGTCGGTGCTGATCACCACCGGTCTCTCGGTGATCGCCGTGCACACCAAGACGGAGCTGCGCTTCATCACGGTCTTCTCGATGATCGCCACGCTGCTGATCACGCAGTTCGTGGCGCACTCGCTGACCGCGCCGCTGGACGAGATGAACGCGGTGGCCCGGTCCATCTCGCACGGCGACTACACGCGCCGGGTGCACGAGAACCGCCGCGACGAACTGGGCGACCTCGCCGTCACCATCAACCGCATGGCCGACGACCTGGAGGCCCAGGACCTCCAGCGCAAGGAGCTGGTGGCGAACGTCTCGCACGAGCTGCGCACGCCCATCGCGGGCCTGCGCGCGGTGCTGGAGAACATCGTCGACGGGCTCACGGAGGCCGACCCGGAGACCATGCGGACGGCGCTGCGCCAGACGGAGCGGCTCGGCCGGCTGGTGGAGACGCTGCTGGACCTCTCCCGGCTGGACAACGGCGTCGTCCCGCTGCGCAAGCGGCGCTTCGAGGTGTGGCCCTATCTGTCGGGTGTGCTGAAGGAGGCCAACATGGTGGCCTCGGCGCGCGCGGCCATCGCCTCCGGTTCCGGCAGCCACACCCGCACCGACGTGCACCTGGCCCTGGACGTCTTCCCCTCCGACCTGACCGCGCACGCGGACCCCGAGCGCATCCACCAGGTGGTGGCCAACCTCATCGACAACGCCGTGAAGCACAGCCCGCCGCACGGCCGGGTGACCGTCCGGGCCCGGCGCGGGGCGCAGCCCGAGTCGCTCGAACTGGAGGTCATGGACGAGGGTCCGGGCATCCCGCGCTCGGAGTGGCGGCGGGTCTTCGAGCGGTTCAACCGGGGGTCGGTCTCCCGGCCGCACGGTCCGGGCAGCGACGGCGGCACCGGGCTCGGCCTGGCGATCGCGCGCTGGGCGGTGGATCTGCACGGCGGACGGATCGGCGTGGCCGAATCTGAACGGGGCTGCCGCATTCTCATCACTCTTCCGGGAGTCTCGCCATCAACAGGTTGA
- a CDS encoding multifunctional oxoglutarate decarboxylase/oxoglutarate dehydrogenase thiamine pyrophosphate-binding subunit/dihydrolipoyllysine-residue succinyltransferase subunit, which translates to MSPQSPSNSSISTDTDQAGKNPAAAFGANEWLVDEIYQQYLQDPNSVDRAWWDFFADYKPGAAAAQAASGAATAGADGARQAPPATPAQAPAPAPAAPPPPAPAKPAAQPAAAAPAAPAAPPAAPAAKPAAKPAAKAPAKAAPAAAPEGPELVTLRGPSAAVVKNMNASLELPTATSVRAVPVKLLFDNRIVINNHLKRARGGKISFTHLIGYAMVQAIKAMPAMNHSFGEKDGKPTLVKPAHINLGLAIDLVKPNGDRQLVVAAIKKAETLNFFEFWQAYEDIVRRARDGKLTMDDFTGVTVSLTNPGGLGTVHSVPRLMPGQSVILGVGSMDYPAEFQGTSQDTLNKLGISKVMTLTSTYDHRVIQGAASGEFLRQVANLLLGENGFYDEIFEALRIPYEPVRWLKDIDASHDDDVTKAARVFELIHSYRVRGHVMADTDPLEYQQRKHPDLDITEHGLTLWDLERDFAVGGFGGKVMMKLRDILGVLRDSYCRTTGIEFMHIQDPKQRKWIQDRVERSHSSLEREEQLRILRRLNAAEAFETFLQTKYVGQKRFSLEGGESVIPLLDAVLDSAAESRLDEVVIGMAHRGRLNVLANVVGKSYAQIFREFEGNLDPKSMHGSGDVKYHLGAEGTFTGLDGDQIRVSLVANPSHLEAVDPVLEGVARAKQDIINKGGTDFTVLPVAIHGDAAFAGQGVVAETLNMSQLRGYRTGGTVHIVINNQVGFTAAPESSRSSMYATDVARMIEAPIFHVNGDDPEAVVRVARLAFEFRQAFNKDVVIDLICYRRRGHNESDNPAFTQPLMYDLIDKKRSVRKLYTESLIGRGDITLEEAEQALQDYQGQLEKVFTEVREATSQPSSVESSDPQAEFPVAVSTAVSSEVVKRIAESQVNIPDHITVHPRLLPQLQRRAAMVEDGTIDWGMGETLAVGSLLLEGVPVRLAGQDSQRGTFGQRHAVIIDRNTGQDYTPLLYLSEDQARLNVYNSLLSEYAAMGFEYGYSLARPDALVMWEAQFGDFVNGSQTVVDEFVSSAEQKWNQTSGVVLLLPHGYEGQGPDHSSARPERFLQLCAQNNMTVAMPTLPSNYFHLLRWQVHNPHHKPLVVFTPKSMLRLKAAASKAEEFTTGQFRPVIGDESVDPAAVRKVVFCAGKVYYDLDAERQKRGVTDTAIIRIERLYPLPGAELQAEIAKYPNAEKYLWAQEEPANQGAWPFIALNLIDHLDLAVGADVPHGERLRRISRPHSSSPAVGSAKRHQAEQEQLVREVFEA; encoded by the coding sequence GTGTCGCCACAGTCCCCCAGTAACTCGAGCATCTCCACCGACACCGACCAAGCGGGCAAGAACCCCGCGGCGGCGTTCGGTGCCAACGAGTGGCTCGTCGACGAGATCTATCAGCAGTACCTCCAGGACCCGAACTCCGTGGATCGTGCCTGGTGGGACTTCTTCGCCGACTACAAGCCGGGGGCGGCCGCCGCCCAGGCCGCGTCGGGTGCCGCGACCGCCGGCGCCGACGGCGCACGGCAGGCTCCCCCGGCCACCCCGGCGCAGGCTCCCGCCCCGGCCCCCGCGGCACCGCCGCCGCCCGCCCCCGCGAAGCCGGCGGCGCAGCCCGCCGCCGCGGCCCCGGCCGCACCGGCGGCGCCCCCCGCCGCGCCCGCCGCGAAGCCGGCTGCCAAGCCCGCCGCCAAGGCGCCGGCGAAGGCCGCGCCGGCCGCGGCGCCCGAGGGCCCCGAACTGGTGACGCTGCGCGGCCCGTCCGCCGCCGTCGTGAAGAACATGAACGCCTCCCTGGAGCTGCCCACGGCCACGTCCGTGCGCGCGGTCCCGGTGAAGCTGCTCTTCGACAACCGCATCGTCATCAACAACCACCTCAAGCGCGCCCGGGGCGGGAAGATCTCCTTCACGCACCTGATCGGCTACGCGATGGTGCAGGCCATCAAGGCGATGCCGGCGATGAACCACTCCTTCGGCGAGAAGGACGGCAAGCCGACACTGGTCAAGCCGGCGCACATCAACCTCGGCCTCGCCATCGACCTCGTCAAGCCCAACGGCGACCGCCAGCTCGTCGTCGCGGCCATCAAGAAGGCCGAGACGCTGAACTTCTTCGAGTTCTGGCAGGCCTACGAGGACATCGTCCGCCGCGCCCGCGACGGCAAGCTGACGATGGACGACTTCACCGGCGTCACGGTCTCCCTGACCAACCCGGGCGGCCTCGGCACCGTCCACTCCGTGCCGCGCCTGATGCCCGGCCAGTCGGTCATCCTGGGCGTCGGCTCCATGGACTACCCGGCGGAGTTCCAGGGCACCAGCCAGGACACCCTGAACAAGCTCGGCATCTCGAAGGTCATGACCCTGACGTCGACCTACGACCACCGGGTCATCCAGGGCGCCGCCTCCGGCGAGTTCCTGCGCCAGGTCGCGAACCTCCTGCTCGGCGAGAACGGCTTCTACGACGAGATCTTCGAGGCGCTGCGCATCCCCTACGAGCCGGTCCGCTGGCTCAAGGACATCGACGCCAGCCACGACGACGACGTCACCAAGGCCGCCCGCGTCTTCGAGCTGATCCACTCCTACCGGGTCCGCGGCCACGTCATGGCCGACACCGACCCCCTGGAGTACCAGCAGCGCAAGCACCCCGACCTGGACATCACCGAGCACGGCCTCACCCTGTGGGACCTGGAGCGCGACTTCGCCGTCGGCGGTTTCGGCGGCAAGGTGATGATGAAGCTGCGCGACATCCTCGGGGTGCTGCGCGACTCGTACTGCCGCACCACCGGCATCGAGTTCATGCACATCCAGGACCCGAAGCAGCGCAAGTGGATCCAGGACCGCGTGGAGCGCTCGCACTCCAGCCTGGAGCGCGAGGAGCAGCTGCGCATCCTGCGCCGCCTCAACGCCGCCGAGGCGTTCGAAACCTTCCTGCAGACCAAGTACGTCGGCCAGAAGCGGTTCTCCCTGGAGGGCGGCGAGTCCGTCATCCCGCTGCTGGACGCCGTGCTGGACTCGGCCGCCGAGTCGCGGCTGGACGAGGTCGTCATCGGCATGGCCCACCGCGGCCGGCTGAACGTCCTGGCCAACGTGGTCGGCAAGTCCTACGCGCAGATCTTCCGCGAGTTCGAGGGCAACCTCGACCCGAAGTCGATGCACGGCTCCGGCGACGTGAAGTACCACCTGGGCGCCGAGGGCACGTTCACCGGCCTGGACGGCGACCAGATCCGCGTCTCGCTGGTGGCCAACCCCTCCCACCTGGAGGCGGTGGACCCGGTCCTGGAGGGCGTCGCGCGCGCCAAGCAGGACATCATCAACAAGGGCGGCACGGACTTCACCGTCCTGCCGGTGGCGATCCACGGCGACGCGGCCTTCGCGGGCCAGGGCGTGGTGGCCGAGACGCTGAACATGTCGCAGCTGCGCGGCTACCGCACCGGCGGCACCGTCCACATCGTCATCAACAACCAGGTCGGTTTCACCGCCGCGCCCGAGTCCTCGCGCTCCTCCATGTACGCGACGGACGTGGCCCGGATGATCGAGGCCCCGATCTTCCACGTGAACGGCGACGACCCGGAGGCCGTCGTGCGCGTGGCGCGGCTCGCCTTCGAGTTCCGCCAGGCGTTCAACAAGGACGTGGTGATCGACCTCATCTGCTACCGCCGCCGCGGTCACAACGAGTCGGACAACCCGGCCTTCACCCAGCCGCTGATGTACGACCTGATCGACAAGAAGCGCTCGGTGCGCAAGCTGTACACCGAGTCCCTCATCGGTCGCGGCGACATCACCCTGGAGGAGGCCGAGCAGGCGCTCCAGGACTACCAGGGCCAGTTGGAGAAGGTCTTCACCGAGGTCCGCGAGGCCACCTCGCAGCCCTCCTCCGTGGAGTCCAGCGACCCGCAGGCCGAGTTCCCGGTCGCCGTGAGCACCGCGGTGAGCAGCGAGGTCGTCAAGCGGATCGCCGAGTCGCAGGTCAACATCCCCGACCACATCACCGTCCACCCGCGGCTGCTCCCGCAGCTCCAGCGCCGGGCGGCGATGGTCGAGGACGGCACCATCGACTGGGGCATGGGCGAGACCCTCGCCGTCGGCTCCCTGCTGCTGGAGGGCGTGCCGGTCCGCCTGGCCGGCCAGGACTCCCAGCGCGGCACCTTCGGCCAGCGGCACGCGGTCATCATCGACCGCAACACCGGCCAGGACTACACGCCGCTGCTGTACCTGTCCGAGGACCAGGCCCGCCTGAACGTCTACAACTCCCTGCTCTCCGAGTACGCGGCGATGGGCTTCGAGTACGGCTACTCGCTGGCCCGCCCGGACGCGCTCGTCATGTGGGAGGCGCAGTTCGGCGACTTCGTCAACGGCTCGCAGACGGTCGTGGACGAGTTCGTCTCCTCGGCCGAGCAGAAGTGGAACCAGACCAGCGGCGTCGTCCTGCTGCTGCCGCACGGCTACGAGGGCCAGGGCCCGGACCACTCGTCCGCCCGCCCGGAGCGCTTCCTCCAGCTCTGCGCGCAGAACAACATGACGGTCGCCATGCCGACCCTGCCGTCGAACTACTTCCACCTCCTGCGCTGGCAGGTGCACAACCCGCACCACAAGCCGCTGGTGGTCTTCACCCCGAAGTCGATGCTGCGCCTGAAGGCGGCGGCCTCGAAGGCGGAGGAGTTCACGACGGGTCAGTTCCGCCCGGTCATCGGCGACGAGTCGGTGGACCCGGCCGCGGTCCGCAAGGTCGTCTTCTGCGCGGGCAAGGTCTACTACGACCTCGACGCCGAGCGGCAGAAGCGCGGTGTGACGGACACGGCGATCATCCGCATCGAGCGCCTGTACCCGCTGCCGGGTGCCGAGCTCCAGGCGGAGATCGCCAAGTACCCGAACGCCGAGAAGTACCTGTGGGCCCAGGAGGAGCCGGCGAACCAGGGTGCCTGGCCGTTCATCGCGCTCAACCTGATCGACCACCTGGACCTGGCGGTCGGCGCCGACGTCCCGCACGGCGAGCGCCTGCGCCGCATCTCGCGTCCGCACAGCTCGTCCCCGGCCGTCGGTTCCGCCAAGCGGCACCAGGCCGAGCAGGAGCAGCTCGTGCGCGAGGTGTTCGAGGCGTGA